A single genomic interval of Amycolatopsis albispora harbors:
- a CDS encoding choice-of-anchor A family protein: MRVRRFASVSAGVAAVVGVVVAVVAAPGAVAATLPGGLGPCAGNACPGKYPPVGNGSFAGRDNGINVYVGGGFQVRGSAAEAEGRVVVLGDFDQAKAAGVSSVYNVGIAGVGSRVPPPDGADFLTTGGDVRVAGGQRLLADGGVVRHAGSLTGTVTGTLVADPDAAKPYLGLRAQLEAASRCYTRPAATGTARNQGYRTLFTGDGQSALQVFTVDFDLTGPGGGMQGIEFEGIPAGATVLVNLVGAARTINTYSGDLADQDPLNKLRERLLWNFPDAGEVRIAGGAQFQGSVLIGNPDSLATITASGMNGRFFTTGSLLHTSAATGGGGQEIHAYPFDGDLPDCTTPPTTDPTSTEPTTTDPTTTTTEPTTTTTEPTTTEPTTTTTEPTTTTTTTTEPSTTTTEPTITEPTITEPTTTTTEPTTTTTEPTTTSPTTTTTEPTATTEPTTTEPTTEPTSTTTGQTTTTEPATTSPTATKLTSSKAPGGSSTSKQPIAPHPGGGPAGHRPLASTGIDVRVPLILGLGMLGLGAVLVAVAVHRNRRES; encoded by the coding sequence ATGCGTGTACGGCGGTTCGCCTCGGTTTCTGCTGGTGTCGCGGCTGTGGTGGGGGTGGTCGTGGCCGTGGTGGCCGCTCCCGGCGCGGTCGCGGCGACCCTGCCGGGCGGACTCGGGCCGTGCGCCGGGAATGCCTGTCCCGGCAAATACCCGCCCGTCGGCAACGGTTCCTTCGCCGGTCGGGACAACGGCATCAATGTTTATGTCGGCGGTGGTTTCCAGGTGCGCGGTTCGGCCGCGGAAGCCGAGGGCCGCGTGGTCGTGCTGGGTGATTTCGACCAGGCGAAGGCGGCCGGAGTGTCCTCTGTGTACAACGTCGGCATCGCCGGGGTCGGCTCCAGGGTGCCGCCGCCGGACGGCGCGGACTTCCTGACCACCGGCGGCGACGTGCGCGTCGCCGGTGGGCAGCGGCTCCTCGCCGACGGCGGTGTGGTCCGGCACGCGGGCTCGCTCACCGGGACCGTCACCGGAACGCTGGTGGCGGATCCGGACGCGGCCAAGCCGTATCTCGGGCTGCGTGCGCAACTCGAGGCCGCGAGCCGCTGCTACACCCGCCCGGCGGCGACCGGCACCGCGCGCAACCAGGGTTACCGCACGCTGTTCACCGGGGACGGGCAGTCCGCGCTCCAGGTGTTCACTGTGGACTTCGACCTGACCGGGCCGGGCGGCGGCATGCAGGGCATCGAGTTCGAAGGCATTCCGGCGGGGGCGACCGTGCTGGTCAACCTGGTCGGCGCGGCGCGGACCATCAACACCTACAGCGGCGACCTCGCCGACCAGGATCCGCTGAACAAGCTGCGGGAGCGGCTGCTGTGGAACTTCCCGGACGCCGGTGAGGTGCGGATCGCCGGTGGTGCGCAGTTCCAGGGGAGCGTGCTGATCGGCAACCCGGACAGCCTCGCCACGATCACCGCCTCCGGCATGAACGGCCGGTTCTTCACCACCGGTTCGCTACTCCACACCTCGGCGGCGACCGGCGGGGGCGGGCAGGAAATCCACGCGTACCCCTTCGACGGCGACCTGCCCGACTGCACCACCCCGCCCACCACTGACCCCACTTCCACCGAGCCCACCACCACCGACCCCACCACAACCACAACGGAACCCACCACCACAACCACCGAGCCGACCACGACCGAGCCGACCACGACGACAACCGAGCCCACCACGACCACGACAACCACGACCGAGCCCAGCACCACGACCACCGAGCCCACGATCACTGAGCCCACGATCACTGAGCCGACGACCACCACGACGGAGCCGACCACCACCACGACCGAGCCCACCACCACGAGCCCGACGACCACCACGACGGAGCCCACGGCAACAACCGAGCCGACCACAACCGAACCGACGACCGAGCCCACCAGCACCACCACAGGCCAGACCACCACGACCGAGCCCGCCACCACGAGCCCGACGGCCACCAAGCTCACCTCGAGCAAAGCCCCCGGCGGCAGCTCGACCAGCAAGCAACCGATAGCGCCCCATCCCGGCGGCGGTCCAGCCGGCCACCGTCCCCTGGCGTCGACCGGGATCGACGTCCGCGTGCCCCTGATCCTCGGGCTGGGCATGCTCGGCCTCGGCGCCGTCCTGGTGGCCGTCGCGGTCCACCGCAACCGCCGCGAATCCTGA
- a CDS encoding MFS transporter: MTATPTATRGLLAVLLPSMLVTVIASDMVNLVLPSIGAEFDATEAELAWVVTGFLLVFSVGIPFYGRISDRAGLRQLFAFALLAYAAGSLVCALAPELLVLVLGRIVMGAGAAAIPVLSIVAVTRLVPPDRRGMGIGVVSAAAGIGTAAGPALGGGIGQALGWPALFWLMFAAALVLLPAAWRVLPGAPPAAAGRFDLLGGILLGLGAGTVLFGFTRAQAAGFAAPSAWGSLVLAVVALGLFGWRTTRVARPFVPPALFGNRVYRAAVVVAFLAMTVNLGGLVFVPLLVVEVNGLTPGEGALVMIPAGLAVAALSPVIGRVADRTGTRPLVLAGLVVMGLFSLFLAFSAGSVLLAGVGVLGLSAGVIFVLTPIISAAAGALPAEQVGVGLGILQGAQFLGAGAGPALFGVLVTASREAGSLAVDAYSAVFLAMGVVVVFALAAAFRMRIPG, translated from the coding sequence ATGACCGCAACACCTACCGCCACGCGCGGCCTGCTGGCGGTGCTCCTGCCGTCGATGCTGGTCACGGTGATCGCCAGCGACATGGTCAACCTGGTGCTCCCGTCGATCGGCGCCGAGTTCGACGCCACCGAAGCGGAACTCGCCTGGGTGGTCACCGGCTTCCTGCTGGTGTTCTCCGTTGGAATTCCCTTCTACGGCCGCATTTCCGACCGGGCCGGGCTGCGGCAGCTGTTCGCCTTCGCGTTGCTCGCCTACGCCGCCGGGAGCCTGGTCTGCGCGCTCGCCCCGGAACTGCTCGTCCTGGTGCTCGGGCGGATCGTGATGGGCGCGGGCGCGGCGGCGATCCCGGTGCTCTCGATCGTCGCGGTGACCCGGCTGGTGCCACCGGACCGGCGCGGCATGGGGATCGGCGTGGTGTCCGCGGCCGCCGGGATCGGCACCGCCGCGGGACCGGCGCTCGGCGGCGGCATCGGCCAGGCGCTCGGCTGGCCCGCGTTGTTCTGGCTGATGTTCGCCGCCGCGCTGGTGCTGCTGCCGGCCGCATGGCGTGTGCTGCCCGGTGCGCCGCCCGCCGCGGCCGGCCGGTTCGACCTGCTCGGCGGAATCCTGCTCGGGCTCGGTGCCGGGACCGTCCTTTTCGGATTCACGCGGGCGCAGGCCGCCGGGTTCGCCGCGCCTTCCGCGTGGGGCAGCCTGGTGCTGGCCGTGGTGGCGCTCGGGTTGTTCGGGTGGCGCACGACCCGCGTCGCGCGGCCGTTCGTGCCGCCCGCGTTGTTCGGCAACCGGGTCTACCGGGCCGCGGTGGTGGTCGCCTTCCTGGCCATGACCGTCAACCTGGGCGGGCTGGTTTTTGTGCCGCTGCTGGTGGTCGAGGTCAACGGGCTCACGCCGGGGGAGGGCGCGCTGGTGATGATCCCGGCCGGGCTCGCCGTCGCCGCGTTGTCACCGGTGATCGGGCGCGTCGCGGACCGGACCGGCACCCGGCCGCTGGTACTGGCCGGGCTGGTGGTGATGGGGTTGTTCTCGCTGTTCCTGGCGTTCTCCGCCGGGTCGGTGCTGCTGGCCGGGGTGGGCGTTCTCGGGCTGAGCGCCGGGGTCATCTTCGTGCTGACGCCGATCATCAGCGCGGCGGCGGGCGCGCTGCCCGCCGAGCAGGTCGGCGTGGGGCTGGGCATTCTGCAGGGCGCGCAGTTCCTGGGCGCCGGCGCCGGTCCGGCGTTGTTCGGCGTGCTCGTGACGGCGAGCAGGGAAGCCGGTAGCCTCGCCGTCGATGCTTATTCGGCCGTTTTCCTGGCCATGGGCGTCGTGGTGGTGTTCGCGCTGGCGGCGGCTTTCCGGATGCGCATCCCCGGATAA
- a CDS encoding RrF2 family transcriptional regulator, with protein sequence MGLSSRSAVAIHALTLLGRWEDRSLTSAEIADSLNSNAVLVRRILGGLRDAGLVLATEGRGGGWSLARAPREITLYDAYAAVEAGPVLSRHAHPPSEACEVGRHMQALVDAEFREAEHALAQRLRQTTIAQLVRQVVALERGAPAGR encoded by the coding sequence GTGGGACTCAGCAGCCGGAGTGCGGTGGCGATCCACGCGCTGACCCTGCTGGGGCGCTGGGAGGACCGGTCGCTGACCTCCGCGGAGATCGCGGACAGCCTGAACAGCAACGCGGTGCTCGTGCGCCGCATTCTCGGCGGCCTGCGCGACGCCGGTCTGGTGCTGGCCACCGAGGGGCGGGGCGGCGGCTGGTCGCTGGCCCGCGCGCCACGCGAAATCACGCTCTACGACGCGTATGCGGCGGTCGAGGCGGGCCCGGTCCTGTCGCGGCACGCCCATCCGCCGAGCGAGGCGTGCGAGGTCGGGCGCCACATGCAGGCGCTGGTCGACGCGGAGTTCCGGGAAGCGGAGCACGCGCTGGCGCAACGGCTGCGGCAGACGACCATCGCGCAGCTGGTCCGGCAGGTGGTCGCGCTCGAACGCGGCGCACCGGCCGGACGGTAG
- a CDS encoding protein kinase domain-containing protein, translated as MDQGEVLDGRYRLVSLIGRGAMGAVWLAHDDRLGREVAVKQLLVDGHDTAAVARAVREGRNAGRLRHPNAIAVFDVVEHDGRPCLVLEYLPSKSLAATAGLSPREVAAIGAQLASALAAAHDAGIVHRDIKPDNVLIGEDGTAKITDFGISRAEGEAAVTATGVLAGTPAYLAPEVARGGEADKRSDVYSLGATLYAVLEGEPPFGIEDNAIAMLHKVAGGTITPPRRAGELTGALLWLLHEDPVARPSMASAREVLAAAAEGREVAPPSPKTPTLLLPTRRWLSRRTVLAGTGAAALVAAGVVVGSLLSSPDSTGSAAPPATSSAPPVADCGARFTVGGSWPDGYQAAVTLRNSGDRALTGWQLSWTMPDGHRVDNLWGGQFTQTGTAVSVTNADYNVTVPAGGSVEVGMTVRASTGTRDAPEVRCEER; from the coding sequence GTGGACCAGGGTGAGGTGCTCGACGGGCGCTACCGGCTCGTGTCGCTGATCGGCCGCGGTGCGATGGGGGCGGTGTGGCTGGCGCACGACGACCGCCTCGGGCGCGAGGTGGCGGTGAAACAGCTGCTGGTGGACGGCCACGACACCGCCGCGGTCGCGCGGGCGGTACGCGAGGGGCGCAACGCCGGACGGCTGCGGCATCCGAACGCGATCGCCGTGTTCGACGTGGTCGAGCACGACGGACGGCCCTGCCTGGTCCTGGAGTACCTGCCGTCGAAGAGCCTGGCCGCCACCGCGGGCCTGTCGCCGCGTGAGGTGGCCGCGATCGGCGCGCAGCTGGCGTCCGCGCTCGCGGCGGCGCACGACGCGGGCATCGTGCACCGCGACATCAAGCCGGACAACGTGCTGATCGGCGAGGACGGCACGGCGAAGATCACCGACTTCGGCATTTCCCGCGCCGAGGGGGAAGCAGCGGTGACCGCGACCGGCGTGCTGGCGGGCACGCCCGCCTACCTGGCGCCCGAGGTCGCGCGGGGCGGCGAAGCGGACAAGCGGTCGGACGTGTACTCGCTCGGCGCGACGCTCTACGCGGTGCTGGAAGGCGAGCCGCCGTTCGGGATCGAGGACAACGCGATCGCGATGCTGCACAAGGTCGCGGGCGGCACGATCACGCCACCCCGCCGCGCCGGTGAACTGACCGGCGCGCTGCTGTGGCTGCTGCACGAGGACCCGGTGGCGCGCCCGTCGATGGCGTCCGCGCGCGAGGTGCTGGCCGCGGCCGCCGAGGGGCGCGAGGTGGCACCGCCGTCACCGAAGACGCCGACACTGCTGCTGCCCACGCGGCGGTGGCTGTCCCGCCGGACCGTGCTCGCGGGCACCGGCGCCGCGGCGCTGGTGGCGGCCGGTGTGGTGGTCGGGTCCCTGCTCAGCAGCCCGGATTCGACCGGCTCGGCGGCCCCGCCCGCGACCTCGTCTGCACCGCCGGTGGCTGACTGCGGCGCGCGGTTCACCGTGGGCGGCTCGTGGCCCGACGGCTACCAGGCGGCGGTGACCCTCCGGAACTCCGGCGACCGCGCGCTCACCGGCTGGCAGCTGAGCTGGACGATGCCGGACGGGCACCGCGTGGACAACCTGTGGGGCGGCCAGTTCACGCAGACCGGCACCGCGGTGTCGGTGACCAACGCCGACTACAACGTCACGGTCCCCGCCGGGGGCTCGGTGGAGGTCGGCATGACGGTGCGGGCGTCCACCGGCACCCGCGACGCACCGGAGGTCCGCTGCGAAGAGCGTTGA
- a CDS encoding DUF885 domain-containing protein, translated as MASPARAIRDLADAYSDDLADLNPIIGTMTGLRPGDDRLPDFSPDGQQARDDLDRRTLAAVGGTSAPEDDDERRCARLLRERLSSNLAVSEAGEHLRDVSNIFGPVHVTRLVFTMMPTATDDDWAVIARRMANVPAALAGYTESLRTGAERGLTAAPRQVRTLAGQLADWSAVADGRGWFAGLAAKATVPDSLRGDLDRAADQAGAAVRELGGWLSEDYLPRTEGTPDGVGEERYRVAARQWTGSNLDPREAYDWGWAEFHRLREEITEEASRVLPGASIGEAMAHLNEHGERAEGVPAILARLQGLMDEAIRDLDGTHFDLAGRIRRVEAHEAPPGSAAAPYYVRPDRSFTRPGRTYLPTLGRTSFPVWSLISTWYHEGVPGHHLQMAQWAHLADRLSAFQAGIGQVSACTEGWALYAERLMDELGYLRDPGARLGYLEAQLMRAIRVIIDIGMHLGLPIPGDSPVGAGQHWTPDLGRALFAAHSSEPDSYIDSEITRYLSRPGQAISYKLGERAWLDGREAARKAKGEAFDAKSWHMAALSAGSLGLDDLAAELATL; from the coding sequence ATGGCTTCTCCCGCCCGCGCGATCCGCGACCTCGCCGACGCCTACTCCGACGACCTCGCCGACCTCAACCCGATCATCGGCACGATGACCGGCCTGCGGCCCGGTGACGACCGGTTGCCCGACTTCTCCCCCGACGGCCAGCAGGCCCGCGACGACCTCGACCGGCGCACACTGGCCGCGGTCGGCGGCACGTCCGCCCCGGAGGACGACGACGAGCGGCGCTGCGCCCGCCTGCTGCGCGAGCGGCTCAGCTCGAACCTGGCCGTCAGCGAAGCGGGTGAGCACCTGCGCGACGTGTCCAACATCTTCGGCCCGGTGCACGTCACGCGGCTGGTGTTCACCATGATGCCGACCGCCACGGACGACGACTGGGCGGTGATCGCGCGGCGGATGGCCAACGTGCCCGCGGCGCTCGCCGGGTACACCGAGTCGCTGCGCACCGGCGCGGAACGCGGGCTCACCGCCGCGCCGCGCCAGGTGCGGACGCTGGCCGGGCAGCTGGCCGACTGGTCCGCGGTCGCGGACGGGCGCGGCTGGTTCGCCGGGCTGGCCGCGAAAGCGACGGTTCCGGATTCCCTGCGCGGTGACCTCGACCGTGCCGCCGACCAGGCCGGTGCCGCCGTGCGCGAACTGGGCGGGTGGTTGTCCGAGGACTACCTGCCGCGGACGGAGGGCACGCCGGACGGCGTCGGCGAGGAGCGCTACCGGGTGGCCGCGCGCCAGTGGACCGGCTCGAACCTCGACCCGCGGGAGGCCTACGACTGGGGCTGGGCCGAATTCCACCGGCTGCGCGAGGAAATCACCGAAGAGGCGTCGCGGGTGCTGCCCGGCGCGTCGATCGGCGAAGCGATGGCACACCTGAACGAGCACGGCGAGCGCGCCGAAGGCGTGCCCGCGATCCTCGCCCGGCTGCAGGGCTTGATGGACGAGGCCATCCGCGACCTGGACGGCACGCACTTCGACCTGGCCGGCCGCATCCGCCGGGTGGAGGCCCACGAAGCCCCGCCGGGCAGCGCGGCCGCGCCGTACTACGTCCGCCCGGACCGGTCGTTCACCCGGCCCGGCCGCACCTACCTGCCGACGCTCGGGCGCACCAGCTTCCCGGTGTGGAGCCTGATCAGCACCTGGTACCACGAGGGCGTACCGGGGCACCACCTGCAGATGGCGCAGTGGGCGCACCTCGCCGACCGGCTGTCGGCGTTCCAGGCCGGGATCGGCCAGGTCAGCGCGTGCACCGAAGGCTGGGCGCTGTACGCGGAACGGCTGATGGACGAACTCGGCTACCTCCGCGATCCCGGCGCGCGCCTGGGTTACCTGGAAGCGCAGCTGATGCGGGCCATCCGGGTGATCATCGACATCGGCATGCACCTCGGACTGCCGATCCCGGGCGACTCGCCGGTGGGCGCCGGGCAGCACTGGACGCCGGACCTGGGCCGTGCGCTGTTCGCCGCGCACAGCAGCGAACCGGATTCGTACATCGACAGCGAGATCACCCGCTACCTCAGCAGGCCGGGCCAGGCGATCAGCTACAAGCTCGGCGAACGGGCGTGGCTGGACGGCCGCGAAGCGGCGCGCAAGGCCAAGGGCGAGGCCTTCGACGCCAAGTCCTGGCACATGGCCGCCCTGTCGGCGGGCTCGCTCGGCCTGGACGACCTGGCCGCGGAGCTGGCCACCCTCTGA
- a CDS encoding IclR family transcriptional regulator → MADREATGVGVLDRVMAILDVVEANPMGASELARAVGLSVPTAHRLVTAMVKHGLLQRDADARHHLGPRFASSAVTVAALPVLEELRAKTGETAQLWVRRGDDRLCVVCAESTEELRASLPVGTVLPLSAKGSAAKALLADTGERVFESVSERTPGLCSVSAGVRFRGAVIAAVCLAAPVFRVREDGPAAQYGELVEQVADQLEGALRYR, encoded by the coding sequence GTGGCGGACAGGGAAGCAACCGGCGTCGGCGTCCTCGACCGGGTGATGGCGATTCTCGACGTGGTCGAGGCGAACCCGATGGGCGCGAGCGAGCTGGCACGCGCGGTCGGCCTGTCGGTGCCGACCGCGCACCGGCTGGTCACCGCGATGGTCAAGCACGGCCTGCTGCAACGCGACGCCGACGCGCGCCACCACCTCGGTCCGCGGTTCGCCTCCTCCGCCGTCACCGTCGCCGCGCTGCCGGTGCTCGAGGAACTGCGGGCGAAAACGGGTGAGACCGCGCAGTTGTGGGTGCGCCGCGGCGACGACCGGTTGTGCGTGGTGTGCGCGGAGTCCACAGAGGAGCTTCGCGCGTCGCTGCCGGTCGGCACGGTGTTGCCGTTGTCCGCCAAGGGATCGGCGGCGAAGGCCCTGCTCGCCGACACCGGGGAGCGCGTGTTCGAGAGCGTTTCCGAGCGCACGCCGGGACTGTGCTCGGTGAGCGCGGGCGTGCGGTTCCGTGGTGCCGTGATCGCCGCCGTCTGCCTGGCCGCGCCGGTGTTCCGCGTGCGCGAAGACGGCCCGGCCGCCCAGTACGGCGAACTCGTCGAGCAGGTCGCGGACCAGCTCGAAGGCGCGCTGCGGTACCGCTGA
- a CDS encoding CaiB/BaiF CoA transferase family protein, whose translation MAEAPLTGIRVLELGSFIAAPFATRLFADFGAEVIKIERPVTGDELRGWRRSRGSTSMLFRTIARNKKSVTLDLRGDEGRRIALDLVRHTDVVVENFRPGALERLGLGPDRLTEANPEVVVVRISGYGQTGPYRDRAGFGGVAEAFAGLRHVTGYPDRPPVRPAAPIADTAAGLHGAVGALILLLAKARGQAHAGPRLVDVALYESVFMMMESLIPDLDAYGTARERTAGNLPGVVPSGVYPAADGQSVMIAGNSSGAFGRLMSAVGRDDLAADPTLADGDARYARETELDEAITAWTSRHSAADAVRILGEAGVPAGPVYDARAIAADEHYQARGMLRPMKVVVDGEPEDIRFPGVVPHLPATPGEVRWAGPELGEHTDEVLGGLLGLTDEELAAYRERKVV comes from the coding sequence GTGGCCGAAGCTCCGCTGACCGGAATCCGGGTGCTCGAACTGGGGAGCTTCATCGCGGCCCCGTTCGCCACGCGCCTGTTCGCCGACTTCGGCGCCGAGGTGATCAAGATCGAACGGCCCGTCACCGGGGACGAGCTGCGTGGCTGGCGGCGCAGCCGGGGCAGCACGTCGATGCTGTTCCGGACCATCGCGCGCAACAAGAAGTCGGTCACCCTCGACCTGCGCGGCGACGAAGGCCGCCGGATCGCGCTGGACCTGGTGCGGCACACCGACGTGGTGGTGGAGAACTTCCGGCCCGGCGCGCTGGAACGGCTGGGGCTCGGGCCGGACCGGCTCACCGAAGCCAATCCCGAGGTGGTCGTGGTGCGGATCTCCGGTTACGGCCAGACCGGCCCGTACCGGGACCGCGCGGGCTTCGGCGGGGTCGCCGAGGCGTTCGCCGGGCTGCGGCACGTGACCGGCTATCCCGACCGGCCGCCGGTGCGCCCCGCCGCCCCGATCGCCGACACCGCCGCCGGTCTGCACGGCGCGGTCGGCGCGCTGATCCTGTTGCTGGCCAAGGCGAGAGGACAGGCCCACGCCGGGCCGCGCCTGGTCGACGTCGCGCTCTACGAATCCGTGTTCATGATGATGGAGTCGCTCATCCCCGACCTCGACGCCTACGGCACGGCACGCGAACGCACCGCCGGGAACCTGCCCGGCGTGGTGCCGAGCGGGGTGTACCCGGCCGCGGACGGCCAGTCGGTGATGATCGCGGGCAACTCCAGCGGCGCCTTCGGCCGCCTGATGTCGGCCGTGGGCCGCGACGACCTCGCCGCCGACCCCACCCTGGCCGACGGGGATGCCCGCTACGCCAGGGAAACCGAGCTCGACGAGGCGATCACGGCGTGGACCTCCCGGCACAGCGCGGCCGATGCCGTCCGCATCCTCGGCGAAGCCGGTGTGCCCGCCGGTCCCGTCTACGACGCGCGCGCCATCGCGGCCGACGAGCACTACCAGGCGCGCGGCATGCTGCGCCCGATGAAGGTGGTGGTGGACGGCGAACCGGAGGACATCCGCTTCCCCGGCGTCGTGCCCCACCTGCCCGCCACGCCCGGTGAGGTCCGGTGGGCAGGCCCCGAGCTGGGTGAGCACACCGACGAGGTGCTGGGCGGGCTGCTCGGCCTCACCGACGAGGAACTGGCGGCGTATCGCGAGCGGAAGGTGGTCTGA
- a CDS encoding hydroxymethylglutaryl-CoA lyase, translated as MAVTITDVVLRDGLQDEPVVVPVAGRVRIAEALVAAGVRHIEAASFVDPRRVPQMAGAEELLPRLPDRENVRYSVLALNARGVRRAVEAGAEEIVVVASASPGHSRANAGRDVDAAVDDIATAVAENPGVRFVGGISTAFVCPFDGDVPPSALLAVTRRFADMGIRRIGLADTLGTATPAQVSRSLAFVRNALPDTEFGLHLHNAHGQALSTVSAAVDAGITRFDSAAGGYGGCPFAPGAHGNLATEDLVAYLHARGVPTGIDERALAGAVALIKDVLARAA; from the coding sequence ATGGCGGTCACGATCACCGACGTGGTGCTGCGCGACGGGTTGCAGGACGAACCGGTCGTGGTGCCCGTCGCCGGCCGGGTCCGGATCGCCGAAGCCCTGGTCGCCGCCGGGGTGCGGCACATCGAGGCGGCTTCGTTCGTCGATCCGCGGCGCGTTCCGCAGATGGCCGGGGCCGAAGAGCTCCTGCCCCGCCTGCCGGACCGCGAAAACGTGCGGTACAGCGTGCTGGCGTTGAACGCGCGCGGGGTGCGGCGGGCCGTCGAAGCCGGTGCCGAGGAGATCGTCGTGGTCGCCTCGGCCAGCCCCGGGCACAGCCGCGCCAACGCCGGGCGTGACGTCGACGCGGCGGTGGACGACATCGCCACGGCCGTCGCGGAAAACCCCGGCGTGCGTTTTGTCGGCGGGATCTCGACGGCGTTCGTCTGCCCCTTCGACGGCGATGTCCCGCCGTCCGCCCTGCTCGCCGTGACCCGGCGCTTCGCGGACATGGGCATCCGGCGGATCGGGCTCGCCGACACCCTCGGCACCGCGACGCCCGCCCAGGTCTCCCGGTCACTGGCTTTCGTCCGGAACGCGTTGCCGGACACCGAGTTCGGCCTGCACCTGCACAACGCGCACGGGCAGGCACTGTCCACCGTGAGCGCCGCGGTGGACGCGGGCATCACCCGGTTCGACAGTGCCGCCGGCGGCTACGGCGGCTGCCCGTTCGCGCCGGGCGCCCACGGCAATCTCGCCACCGAAGACTTGGTGGCGTACCTGCACGCGCGCGGTGTGCCCACCGGGATCGACGAGCGCGCGCTCGCCGGCGCGGTCGCCCTGATCAAGGACGTGCTGGCCCGCGCGGCCTGA
- a CDS encoding SLC13 family permease yields MVHAVSLVVLAAVFATATALPVNMGVLAFVAAFGVGALSGVSLEEVLTFFPGDVFILVAGITLLFGVAKVNGTIDLVITASLQLVRGRRWAIAWVMFALAAILMSLGSVLAAAMLAPVAMPIAARYRIHPLLMGGMLLHGMLSTAFSPITVYGAFTTGVVANAGFDVSPVLLFAVPFGLNLLIAALLFGVLGRGLFRPAENPAVPPAPGGTGGPLATLAPAATRTEVTPMRVVTLTGMLALLVAGAAGVDVGVAAFVIGALLLLASPAAHQAGFDNVNWSAVVLVCGMLSYMAVLKENGTLAMLGDAAASLGSPLFAALLLCFAVGVVSAFGSSIGTLGIALPLAFPLLEQGDLSVAGVVVALAFCSTVVDVSPFSTNGIIILAQAQVPDKVRFQRQMLAYCGSVVVLAPLLAWTLAVVPF; encoded by the coding sequence ATGGTCCACGCCGTTTCACTGGTGGTGCTCGCCGCGGTGTTCGCCACCGCCACGGCGCTGCCGGTCAACATGGGCGTTCTCGCCTTCGTCGCCGCGTTCGGCGTCGGCGCGCTCTCCGGGGTTTCGCTCGAGGAGGTGCTCACCTTCTTCCCCGGTGACGTGTTCATCCTGGTCGCGGGGATCACCCTGCTGTTCGGCGTGGCGAAGGTGAACGGCACGATCGACCTGGTCATCACCGCGTCGCTGCAGCTGGTGCGCGGCCGGCGGTGGGCGATCGCCTGGGTGATGTTCGCGCTGGCCGCGATCCTGATGTCGCTCGGGTCGGTGCTCGCGGCCGCGATGCTCGCGCCGGTGGCGATGCCGATCGCCGCCCGCTACCGGATCCACCCGCTGCTGATGGGCGGCATGCTGTTGCACGGCATGCTGTCCACGGCCTTCTCCCCGATCACCGTCTACGGCGCGTTCACCACCGGTGTGGTGGCCAACGCCGGGTTCGACGTCAGCCCGGTGCTGCTGTTCGCCGTCCCCTTCGGACTGAACCTGCTGATCGCGGCACTGCTGTTCGGCGTGCTCGGCCGCGGTCTCTTCCGGCCTGCCGAGAACCCGGCGGTACCACCGGCACCCGGCGGTACCGGTGGTCCACTTGCGACACTCGCCCCAGCCGCGACGCGCACCGAGGTGACGCCAATGCGCGTCGTGACGCTGACCGGAATGCTCGCGCTGCTCGTCGCCGGTGCGGCCGGGGTGGATGTGGGCGTGGCCGCGTTTGTCATCGGCGCCCTGCTGCTGCTCGCCTCACCGGCCGCACACCAGGCCGGGTTCGACAACGTGAACTGGTCCGCCGTGGTGCTGGTGTGCGGAATGCTCAGCTACATGGCGGTGCTGAAGGAAAACGGCACGCTCGCCATGCTCGGCGACGCCGCGGCTTCGCTCGGCTCACCGCTGTTCGCCGCGCTGCTGCTGTGCTTCGCGGTCGGTGTGGTGTCGGCTTTCGGCTCGTCCATCGGCACGCTCGGCATCGCGTTGCCGCTCGCCTTTCCCTTGCTGGAACAGGGTGATCTGAGCGTCGCCGGGGTGGTGGTCGCACTCGCGTTCTGCTCCACCGTGGTCGACGTGAGCCCGTTCTCCACCAACGGGATCATCATCCTCGCCCAGGCCCAGGTGCCGGACAAGGTCCGCTTCCAGCGGCAGATGCTGGCCTACTGCGGCTCGGTGGTCGTGCTCGCGCCACTGCTGGCGTGGACACTCGCCGTGGTGCCCTTCTAG
- a CDS encoding TetR/AcrR family transcriptional regulator, whose product MRRIAADLGAGPMTLYRPIASKNELVTQMADEVFGELDLPSPDPDGWRAKLELVARGHWALSRRHLWLPRAFVHTAVAGTEHDGAHRMDVACARRARP is encoded by the coding sequence ATGCGCCGGATCGCGGCGGACCTCGGCGCCGGGCCGATGACCCTGTACCGGCCCATCGCGAGCAAGAACGAGCTGGTCACGCAGATGGCCGACGAGGTGTTCGGCGAGCTGGACCTGCCCAGCCCCGACCCGGACGGCTGGCGGGCCAAGCTCGAACTCGTCGCCCGCGGGCACTGGGCGTTGAGCCGACGTCACCTCTGGCTGCCGCGCGCTTTCGTTCACACGGCCGTTGCTGGTACCGAACATGATGGCGCACACCGAATGGACGTTGCGTGCGCTCGACGGGCTCGGCCTTGA